The genomic segment ATAACTGAAGTTACACGTAAAAGGAGATTGACCAAATCAAAAGTAAGAAATGACGATCAAGAAAATTCAACCAAAGATTCCCAGTATATCAAATGAAGAAATTAGCAGATTGATCCTCTGAAACGCAATCAAAGCACTCATGATGGACCACTAATATCAGAGGAATTATAATTTTTCAATCAACACCTGATGAAAAATCAAACCAATTGGTTGTACCAATCAATTAATTCCTAGAATTATTAATTAAATTTCAGAAGCTTCCTtcaatcttcttcttttttttttcattttttaagttTATATATTGTCCAAAAGTTGACTAGCAAGTAGCAGCCCACAAGCCCCCCCAACGCTGTCCATTTATGATCTGTCCCTCAACTAAGCTCCCAACAGAATCAACCACAGATTAGTAGGTCATTTCTTCCTCTCAATAGTAAGATCATTGACCTTTAAAGAAATATCTTATTCAAGTTCCTTCTGGCACAGAATACCTTcctaataaaataataatacataATCAAAGCTTGATCTTCAGTATCATAAGAAATTTGATTGCGACCATTACAAGATATTCCAAAAGACTCAAGGATATAATTAAAACAGGCAGAAACTTTTAAATTAGGATTGCCAACTAACTTTTAAATTAGTATGGTCAAGTTTTAATATCGACTTGGGCCCTAATTGACAAGTATTAAACTTGAAATTTAAAGCATATTCAATAGATCGTCCTGCTCAACTCCATGAAAGTTCATTGGGAGTTCGGCTGGAATATTGACCAAGGGGTTAATTTGAAAAACTCAAAACACAATTTTAAGCTCGTTAAAATAGTTAATTGTCAAAATTTCATGGAATGCACCATGAACAGGACTAAAACAAGGTATGAAGGCATGTTTATAGCATTCAAGTACGATCCTAGTTGGAAATAATCCACATAAATAGCAGGATGATAGAAAGTCATACACGAAGAACGAAAGTTAAAACAAGAAATGGATAATTACTCTTGAATTGAGGCTGATCCTTGGATGGAAAATGCTTGCTGCCTTTTACAACCATAATTGGGAACCCCTTTTTAGACAAGCCCTGTAAGTAAATTTTCTTAGCTCCAAGTTCATCTTGAATTTCAGAATCAGGTATAAATCCTGACGGGACCAGTGCATCCCTCCATTTCTGCCACTGCACAAACATTTTTGCAGCTTTATCTGTATCCATTGATCTTGCAATCAAGAACCTCATCAGTGTGGGGTCCCCATAATTCTGGAGCCAATAAAGATGCATAAAATCAAACACCTGAACTTCACCATGAATTCCAAAAGCAGAAATCTTGCACAAAAGGGATAGAGCTAAAAAGGGCAACTGAGAAAATTTATTACCTCAGCAAAACCACCAAGCTTTTCAACAGATTTCCTCATCTGGGATAGTGCCAGCTCCTGACTTTTCTCCATTTTCTGGCTTTTTGTGTCCAGCAAGTGGTGCTCTTGCTCTGCTTTTTTTCTGGCTTTTTGTGTCCCACAAGTGGTGAATGAATTGAAAAGAGTGTAGCTCTGATTTTCAAAGCCTACCTAAATAAAGGCAGAGTTCATTAAGAGAGATAGAATGTGAATTGGGAAGTTGACCTTAAGGGCATTAATTGCTGGTAACTGAATAATTCCTTTTCCTACAGAACAAGGGACTGAGGGATCTCAAGGCTTGATATTTGCCGTTAACTGAATAAGTATCCAACAGAACAGATGAGGGATGACAAGTCTGGCTTGATATTTGCTGTTAACTGAATAAGTCATCCAAAAGAACAAGGAAGTGAGGGACGACAAGTCTTGAGCAGTGTCAATTGCACAAGGCGACCGGAAAGTAGGCGAGATAAAATGTAGCGTAGCGATTCAATGTGCTGACTATTCTCAATTGCACGAGGGATGACAAATCTAGAGCAATGTCAATTGCACAAAttcatttggattgctatttgtTAAAGTTTTTGTAGCAAAATGtattgatttgatatatatgaaataaaaagatgagtAAAAAATATGCATATAAAAATTTTtcgaaatttttttgaaaataaatggCTTCCCAAGCAAGGATACATAAATATTACTGTCAATAATATCTTGCCAAATGGCATGAGGCCAACCATCCAAGCCAAATTACGTCACACTGTCAAAGGGTGTGTGCCCCTCTCACATCTACAAATGCTTCTTTATTTGAGTATCAAAATGATTTTACTAAAAACActttattctctctctctctctcaatgtatatataaatatatatatatatatatatatatatatatatatatatattttagaatATCAGCTCTCAAGAGTGTTAAAGAGTTCATGCACTAGCAATGCTCACAGTTCATCCgctaattattttttgtttacgAATTAATCTTATATGCATTAATAACGTGTACACTAACAGGCATAATCATCGACAGATATCACTCAATTATTCCTTTACTTTCAAGTGATATTCAACCTACTTTTGATACAATTTTACAATTGATGAGAGATCCTCAATTTGATTTGCATGATATATTTATACACAATTCTTGGGTATCTATACCCTGATGGGGACAGGGATATTAACATGTTCAGGTGTGTGGAGGAAGGAAATTTTGTGTTACATCATATATTCTTCTGATGGCATGTGTCTTCATGGGAGGGAAATGGACAAATAAGAAGTGGGAAGAAGCGATGGCTAATTATTAGCCAATCAGATGACATCATGTCGTAACGTGTAGGAATTCTTTCTTTTGTCGAAGGAGTAAACTATtatataattgaaatatataatTACCATATTAGTCCTCTAATATTTGAGTGGATCAATTTGACTCTCCTTACTTTTGAAAGAATCAACACTTGACCCTCATGTTTTCAACTTTACCCTATGTGGTCTGTCCGATTCCGAGCACTGCAACACTATGGTAGCTAGTTCGCTATATTTGTGATTCTGGAGCAATCAAATTACTGAGGCTTAACCATTTTTgtaaggattaatcttttttacactgacagtatatacactatcaccattggatgaatgacaattatgcaaaatttatatttgaaattcaatttttgcacacATGCCATGAATCCAACGataatagtatatacactgtcagtttagaaaagatttactctttttttttaaaaaccccTTTCGCTATTTTATTTCTTGTCCAATCTATTGAGAGGACAAAAGTTTGTAGCACTCTACGGCTTATATGACAACACAATTTAAAAATGACCTATCTCGTGATATTTAGGAGTTCTCGTTCTTATATCTATTATTCAATCATATTGTAATCTTAAATCGCTTTTTGTAGGTACATTTATGTACAAATTGTTATCCACGTTATAATACTCACTGAGAAGGTTCACAAGTTACTGAACATGAGGTAAATTAATGACAGGATGCCCTCTGTAAAATTACATACCTTGAGTAAATCATTattcatattttaaaaaaaaaaacaagatttAAGTCAATCCTCGTAATGTTCAAAAACTCCTGCTAATCACAATCCTCTACGCCCATTATTGCAATCTGTTTGCTTGGTTAAAAAAGAATATCGAAACCGAAATTTGTCTCTTAAAAATTATTTgcattctttcttcttctttttttttttttggtgtaaacTTCAATTGGTCACGACTCAAAAACTAGCAAAAGAAAGGATAATAAacaattattctttttttttaaaataaaatatttgctATAGAAGCAACTATTATGTTTGTCAAAAGGTCACCTCCAAACTCAAAAAGTAGGcccaatgaagttgcaaaaggTACTAAATTCCAATGGCAAGACTTCACCATCAAGTTCCCCGCAGGCAAGGGAGAAGAGGTACAAGTATAACGGAAGTTGTGGTTCTCATGGTGTTTGTATTTGTAACCAAGCTTTTCAAAGGTTCAAGATGAACGGCTTCCATTCTATTATTCATCTCAATCAACACAATTTTTACATTTATGTGAAACATATTTACAAATACTTTGTATAAATATGATTAACGTGAAATAAGACAATTGTAACTGATAATCGTTCTTGTCCCAAATAATTTTAAAGGCGAAGTCCGGTAATTGTATACCACTAAAGAATTAATAATAACCACAGGATTGGATGTCTTTTGAGTCATAGGGCTCGTTATTTTGAGTCCAGAAAGAGATTCAAATAAggtagaaattattaattaatttgtttgtTAATATTTCAATAATGTGCCTCATTTCCACAATCAGTTTCACTATGCTCGACTATCTAATGGTTCAATGGAGTCAATACAACATCTTGCATGAGAACAGGCTTTGCTCGTCCACCATACTCTTCTGGCAAGGCTTCTTCCCCGATGTCCCTGATGACCTCCCTCCTTTCCTCTTCATTGGTTACAATTGTTATCTGCAAACGCTCTCAAATCAGCTAAAGAtcaaattgaaaaaagaaaatcaattttAGATAGCAAATATGTGAATCGAGGATTTTTAATTCCTCAGACCTCAACCTTAGTCACTAAACTAAGACCTCCTCGATCCGGAAAAAGTAGCGTCTTCTATCGAACATGTTAAAAACTTAGACGTACCTTTTGAAGAGTAGCCTTCTCAAGGAAGTAAGAAACCATCTTCCAGACACTCACAAAGAACCGGGGCATATTTAAAATGTAAAGCTTGGCTAAGCGTTCAGGGTAGTAAGCCTATACAAGCAAAGAGTGTTAGATGGAATTAAGCCACAAACAAAAATCAAGAAGTTGGAAGGAAGTAAAGAATTCGATAAAAGTAATTCGTTGGCAGCTGCTAGCAGAAGTTATTTGGCAATCAAGATGGAAATGTATGAGCCTAAGGGAGAACAAATTTGCCCTGCGAATAATTTCCCCCTCATGGTCTCTAAGGGAGAAAAGGGCTACCAATAGACAACCTTTTGTGGTATAATATTGCCATCTTAGTAGTATCCTCTCATGACCTCTTTAGATGCATCATGCACAAATTTGAATCAACAGGATCCTTGCTTAGTTAACACACGGTGATTGCAAGCCAACATGTATGGACTGAGGAAACAAATGTGTGCATTTCTCTCTAATAACTTTACAATGGTTATAGTTGtatcttttctttaacacaaAAATTATCTATAATTGTAAGATTGCCCGGAAACATATGAAATAGTTAGTATTCGTGATTAGAACATGAATGAGACTTACCTGTAGGAATTGGAAACCGGTTATTAGACCGCGGGTATCTACGTTTTTGTATGAAATATCCTTTAGATCAAGAACAACGGCCAACTTCTCATTTCCAATTTCTCTGTCTCTGAAGGAACTGAAAGGAGCAAATGCTAATTGACATCACCGTATAAGATTATCATCTCGACTACTGTTGTAAAACAGCTCTA from the Coffea arabica cultivar ET-39 chromosome 11e, Coffea Arabica ET-39 HiFi, whole genome shotgun sequence genome contains:
- the LOC113718012 gene encoding SEC14 cytosolic factor, which codes for MERSQELALSQMRKSIEKLGTSTEKYGDPTLMRFLIARSMDADKAAKMLVQWRKWRTTFVPLGFIPDSEVQDELGAEKLYLQGLSRKGFPVLLIKVNKHFPAKDQHQFKKFVVHLLDKTIASSFRDREIGNEKLAVVLDLKDISYKNVDTRGLITGFQFLQAYYPERLAKLYILNMPRFFVSVWKMVSYFLEKATLQKITIVTNEEERREVIRDIGEEALPEEYGGRAKPVLMQDVVLTPLNH